GTGTCGTACCCGGCACCGTTGCTCTCCAGGAAATACGAGATGTCGCCACCGACCGTCAGCGCGGGCCCGTTGCCACAGATCAGGACCGCACGCACCGAGCGATCCGACTGGATGCGGCGCGCGACCTCAAGGGTTTCCTGCCCCATCCGCAAATTGATGGCGTTGCGCTGATCGGGTCGATTCAGGCACACGGTGGCCAGCCCGTTCTCGACGCGGTAGTCGATGGTCTGCAGCGCGCCGTTGCCCTCGAGCGCGGCACGCCAGGCGGCCGTATCGGTGAGTTGACGCAGCTCGGTGATCCGGCCGTCGTTGTCGAACGAGAGCACGTGGACGAAGGCCGCGTCCAGCTCGGCCCCGGAACGACGACCGCTGCCCCGGTAGGTGCCGATGACCGTCAGCCCACCGTCCTTGTTGAGCCGGTGATCCTCGGCAACGGCCCGAGCCCGGAAGTGCGCACCGATGCGCCACCAGACCTGTGCACGCATGGCCTCGGCACCGTGATGGGTGCCGCCCATCTCCAGCGGCATCCCTTCGGTGACGTGCCCGACGAACTCCGGCGACAGCAGCCGGTCGATGCTCTCGGCGTCGCCCCGGGCGAGCGCATCGTAGAGCGCCTCGGCAGCGGCGATACGGGAATCCTGTGCGGTATCAACCGACATAGCGCACGATCGATTCGATCACCGCAGCCGGCTTGGCCGCTCCGTCCACCTCGACGGTGGTGACCAGGGTGGCCTGCACCGCGCCGTCGAGCTTGTCTACGCCCGTTATCACCGAAGAAGCCCGCACCTTGGCGCCGACCGGCACCGGCGTGATGAACCGCACCTTGTTGAAGCCGTAGTTGATGGCCATCGCGATGTTGTCGACCCGGTAGAGCTCGTGCATGAACTTGGGCAGCAGCGACAGGGTCAGCAACCCGTGCGCGATGGTGCCGCCGAACGGACCGGAGGCCGCCCGCTCCGGGTCGACGTGGATCCACTGGTGATCATCGGTGGCCTGGGCGAAGTTGTTCACCCGATCCTGGTCGACGACCAGCCACTCGGTGGGACCCAGTTCGGTGCCCGCCGCGTTTTCGAACTCTTCGAGATTGCCAAAAGTCTTCATCGTGAACGCATTCCTTCCCTAAACCCGGATTCCCACCGGTTGACCCGCTTTGATCTGATCGAGGTACTCGGCCATCCCGTGGATGGGCGCGGCAGGCGCCTCGCCATCGGTGACCGACCAGCGGATGGCGGCCTCGACGATGCGGGTACTGACCTCGCCGTCGGCGCTGCGATGTCGCAACGGCACGATGGACAGTGCGTCGCCCTCGAAACGCCAGCGCCGCCCACCCGCGGCAATGGTCAGCCGGATGTGTTCCTGAAAGCCGTTGTCGTCGCGCTGCGTGGTGATCTCCACCTCATCGCAGGGGTGCACCTCGGTGCCGTCGAAGACGAAGCCGCCGACTCGTGACGAGCCGTCCGGATCGCCGAAATATGCTGCCATGAAGCCGAATCGGTCTGTACTCCCGTGCAGCCAGCGATAGAACCATGGCGCCTGCCAAGACCGCGGTCCCCAGGAGTGATCCCGCAGGCCGTGCCCGCGGACCGGCCAACGCTGGGTCCCGATCACCACCTCTCCGGTGACCACGGCGAGCTGTTCGTAGTGGTGGGGTGCAAAAGACTGCCCCTGCGCCTCGAACGTCTGCTCGTGGGCCGGCGCCATCGCCTCGAACTGGAGAGTGATTCGGCAGCCGGCCTGCGGGCTGGAGTTCAATGCCGCCGACGGGTCGCTCATCGTTGCCGGATCCGTCACCAGCCGGATGTCACCGTCGAAGCGCACACGCACGTCACGCAGCGGGGTGACCACCTCGACGGCCAGCCCACCGGCATTCATCGCCTCGTTCGAGGTGACCTGCGGGCGCGCGTAACCGAACGCGAGCCGACCGTCGGGCAGGTACAGGCAGATCGTCCGTTCACCACGGCCCTCGTTGGGCCGGTTGGCCAGCCGCAGGAAGCCGGCGATGCCGGATTCGGGGTCGTGGAATTCGAAGTACATCGACTCGTTGAAGTCCGAGTCGGAAGTGACCGCGTGGGTGTAGTCGTCGTCCAGAGTCAGCATGGCTTCGGCCGCGGCAGCCGAGTTGGCGCCGCTCGCCCCCCTTCGCATGGCAGTTGAAACTTTTTCGAATCACGAGCGCGGGCCATAAATAGGCTACGAGCACGTCCGTTCACGACGCTAACATATTTTTCTAGTTTCTGTTAGATTTTTTCTGACGACAGGAGTTCCCAGAGATGAGCAGCACGCCGATGTCCGACACCGCACCATCCGCCGCTGCGGCGCCCCCGGTGATCGGGGTGCCGCTGCACATCACTCCGACCGTCGTATGCATCGCATTACCGCTGCCCCTGCCCGACCTCCAGGTGGTCAACAGCTACGTCGTGCTCGGTGGCGACGGACTCACCCTCGTCGACCCCGGCTGGGCCTACCCTCCGGCCGAGTCCGCGCTCACCGAGGCCCTGCACCAGCTCGGATACGCCGTGACCGATGTCCACCGGATCGTCGTCACCCATCAGCACTGGGACCACTATTCGCTCGGGGTCCGCTGGCGTAACCGGTATGGCATGGAACTGCTCCTCGGCTCCGGTGAGCGGCACAGCCTGCAGGCCTTCGCGCGCCAGCCCGACAGCGTGCATCCCGCCCAGGTCGGCATGCTTACTCGGGCCGGGGCGCCGGACCTGGCCCGCCAGATCGCCGGGCTCACGTGGGAGCCCTACGAGCTCGGCGTGGCCTTCGACGCACCGGATCGCTGGCTGCACGACGGCGAAGTGCTGGCTCGCGGCGACGTCACGCTGGTGGTCCGGGAGACTCCCGGGCACACGCGCGGGCATGTGGTGTTCGAGGATGCCGAACAACACCTGGTGTTCTCCGGCGATCACCTCCTGCCGCGGATCACCCCCTCGATCGCTTTCGAGCGCGACCCCGAACCATTGCCGCTGCGGTCCTACCTCGACTCGCTGACCCTGATGCTGAATCTGCCCGACGCGCGCATGCTGCCCGCCCACGGTCACACCGCCGGCCGGACCTGGGCGCGCGCCCAGGAGCTGATCGACCACCATCGGCAACGTCTGGACCAGGTGTCCGAACTGGTCTGTGCGGGGTACTGCACGGGCCTGGAGGTCGCCGAGCAGATGCGTTGGACCCGGCACGGACGGCGGCTGGCGGAGTTGGACATCGTGCACCGGATGACCGCGGTGCTGGAGGTCGCGGCGCACCTCGACCTGCTGGCCGTCCGGGCCGAGCTGAACATGCGCGATCAGGACGGAGTTCGATGTTTCTCGCTGCCGTGAGCTTCGGCGCCGGTGCGCGCCACGATCTCTTGGACCAGTCGGAACTTCTGGATCTTGCCCGTCGGCGTCGTCGGTAGCTCGTCGGCGGAATAGAACACGACGCGCTTGGGCACCTTGAAGCGCGCCAGCGAGGTCCGGCACAGCTGGAGGACGTCCTGCTCGGTGAGATCGTGACCGGGTGCGGTGACGACGACGGCGCAACCGATCTCACCCCATCGATCGTCGGTGAGACCGATGGCGAAGGCCTGGCTGATTCCGGGATGGGCGGCCAGCACATCCTCGATCTCCCTGGGCATCACCAATTCCCCACCGCTCTTGTACAGCTCCTTGCTGCGACCGGTGACCCGCAGGTAGCCGTCGGGGCGGATATGGCCGAGATCGCCGGAATGCAGCCACCCCGAACGCAGTGTCGCGGCGGTGTCCACCGGGCGATTCCAGTACTCGAGCATCACCGTCGGTCCCGCCGAGAGCAGCTCTCCGTCGACGCCGGCCGGCATATCGTGCCCGGTATCCGGATCGACGACCCGGTACACGACCAGTTCGGCGGACCCGGGAAGCCCGGCGGCTCCGGCCATCTTGGGCCTGCCGACGGTCTCCGAGGTCAGCACCAGATCGTCCTCGGGCCGGGTGAGCGTCATGGCGCCGCCGCATTCGGTCATCCCGTAGCCGGTGACGATCTCGTCGATACCGAACAGTTCGCGGACCTGGTGCCACAGCCAGATCGGTGCCGGGGCGGATCCGCACAGCAGTGCGCGCAGCGACGACAGGTCGAAGCGTTGGCGCACAGGGCTTTCCACCATCGCCACCGCCATGGTGGGAACGCACAGCATGTCGGTGGCCCGGTGCCGCTCGATCCCGGCGAAGTAGCCTTCGGCGGTGAACGACGGCAGCAGGATGACCGCGCCGCCGACGAACATGGCCGACAACAGGCCCTCGACGTAACCGAACATGTGATAGCAGGGCAGCGAGTAGAGAATCCGACGGCCGTCCTCATAGGCGCGGGTCAACGCCGACGCGTACGCGGTGCGCAGGACGGCGTCATGGGACACCACCACTCCCTTGGGTGACCCCGTGGTGCCCGACGTGTAGAGCATGTCGCCGGGATCGCCAGGTGCCACCTCCGGCGTCGACGCCGACTGTGCCGCCCGGGCGCATGCCGCCAGATCCGCGACCGTCATCGCCGTGCGACGAACGAGACCACCGGTGTCGAGCACCACCACCTGGCGCAATGCCGGTACCGTGTCGCGGCGATCTTCGCGCGCGGCGAAGCCGGGCTCATCCCATCCCGGGGCGATGCCGTCGAGCATCTCCTGGTAGTCCAGGGCACCGAACTGCGTCATGGTGACCAATACCCGACAGCTGGAATCGGCAAGGACGAAACCGAGTTCGGATCGCCGGTAGAGATAGTTGAACGGCACCGCGATGGCGCCGGCGCGGGCGATCGCGAACTTCACCGTGACGAATTCCGGGAAGTTGGCCATCACCATCCCGACCCGATCGCCGACGCCCACACCGAGGGCCATCAGCCCCGCCGCCAGCGCACGGGACTGTTCGGCGACATCGCGATAGGTCAGCGTGACCGAATCGGTGAGGACGAACGGCCGATCCGGATACCGGTCGGCGCAGCGATCCAGCCATTGGGCCAGCGTCACGGGTTGCCACACCGCGAACCGCTCGGCCAGTGCAGTGCGACGCCGGCCTATCGCGACGGTAGCGCTCACAGCTCGGCCAGTTCATCGGCGAGCATGGCCTCACGCAGCGCGAAGCGCTGCACCTTGCCCGTCGGGGTGATGGGAAACTCGCTGGTCACAAACCAGCGGGCGGGAATCTTGTAGGCGGGCATACGAGCCCGTGCGTGCGCAATCAGCGCCTCGCGCAGACCTTCCGGCTCGGCGGAGTCGATGCGGCAGGCTACCGCCACGACCTCGCCGAGCCGTTCGTCGGGAAGCGCCACCGCCACGACATCGAGCACATCGTCGTGCTCGGCGATGACCGTTTCGACCTCGGCTGGTGAGATGTTCTCGCCACCGCGAATGATCAGTTCCTTGAGCCGGCCCGTGACCCGAAGGTAGCCGCGGTCGTCGATTGAGCCCAGATCCCCGGTGCGCACGAACCCATCCGGGTCCAGTGCGCGCGCCGTCGCCGCCGGGTCATGCAGGTACTCGATGAACTGCTGGTAACCGCGCGCGCAGATCTCGCCGACCTCGCCGGTGTTCAGCGTGGCACCGGTGTCCGGATCGATCACCTTGCAGTCCACATGCGGTAGTTGCCGACCCACGGTGGTCAACTTGTCCTCGCGGGTGTCTCCCGGACGCGTCAACGACAGCACCGGGGCGAGTTCGGTCTGACCGTAGAGGTTGTAGACCTCGGCACCGAATACCGCGGCGGCACCGTCGATCAGCTCGCTGGATACCATCGCCGCTCCCCCCATGATGACCCGAAGAGCCGGTGCCGGTGTGCTGCCCGCGCGCTGCGCGGCCAGCAGTGCCAGCAGCACCGCCGGCACGTAGAAGAGCACCGTCACGTTCTCGCGAGCCAACGCTGCCAACGCATCGGCCGGGTCGAAGCGTTCGAACAGCACCGCGGTGCCGCCCAGCCAGGCCGGCCCCAGGGTGGCGATCACACACCCGGCCGTATGGAACAGCGGTAACGGGTTGAAACACACCGAACCCGCCTCGACACCGCAGGCGTGCATGGTCAACCGGGCGACGTTCACCAGTGCGCGGTGGGTCAGCAGCACCCCCTTGGGACGACCGGTGGTGCCCGAGGTGTACTGCAGCATCACCGCGGAGTCCGCACGAGCGGTACTGTCCGCCAGTTCGCCGACCGGTTCCGACAACCACTGCGCCCATTGCGACAACGAGATACGGCGGATCCCCGGAATGTCGGCGCACACGCGCTGCGCCACCGTGGCCAGGTCGTAGTCCCGGCTGCGATCGGCATGGATCAGCACCCGTGCGCGGCTGTGCCGCAGCACATAGTCCAGATCAGCGTCGCGCAGCACCGGGTTGACCGCCACCAGGATCACGTCGGCGAGCGCGGCTCCGTACTGAACAATGGTCCATTCCACCGTGTTCGGCGCCCAGAGCGCGACGTAGTCACCCGGGTCGACGAGCGCGCGTAGCGCCGCCGCCACCTGGCGCGCCTCTCGCAGCAGATCGCCATAGCTGAGCCGGACCGTGTCATCGCGGCCGTGCCGAGTGCCCACCAGCGCCTCGGTGTGGGGGTACTCACCGGCGCGCACGGTCAACAACTCGCCCACCGTCAGGTCGACCAACGGAGCGTCACGATCACCGGCCCGAAAGGCCGGTGACCGACCGCTCAGGGCGCCGGCGATGACATCGGATGGCTCGGCCATGTGTCGATCAGACGGGGTTGCTACCGAGCGTGGCCTCGGACATATCGCTGATCTGCGACCACTGTGCGGCGATCTCGGACAGGCTGGGCGGTGCGGAGAAGGTGACACCGGAATTCTGGAATTGCGCCACCCGCTGAACCAGGCCGCCGCCGACCACGAACACCGAACCGGTATCGGTGTTCTCCTGCGAGACCAGGTAGCCGACCGCGGGAGCCACCAACTCAGGATTCAGCTTGTCCAGAAGCTCCTGTGGCGCAATGTCCTCGGTCATCCGGGTGGCGGCCAACGGCGCGATCGCATTGGCCGTGATCGAGTACTTGGCGCCCTCGATGGCCAGCGTGTTGATGAGTCCGACCAGGCCGGCCTTGGCGGCACCGTAGTTGGCCTGTCCGAAGTTCCCGTACAGACCACTGGTCGAGGTCGCCACCACGATGCGGCCGAACTGCTGCTCGCGGAAATGCGGCCAGGCGGCCCGGATGACGTTGAATCCACCGTAGAGATGCACCTTTTGGACCGCATCCCAGCTCTCACCGGACATCTTGTGGAACGCGCCGTCACGCAGGATGCCTGCGTTGCTGATCACGCCGTGCACGGCGCCGAACTCGTTCAACGCCGTCTCGATGATGGCCGCGGCGCCCTGCTCGTCGGCGACCGAGTCGTAGTTGGCCACCGCACGACCGCCGGCGGCGCGAATCTCGGAGACCACGGTGTCGGCGGCCGCGGTGCCGGCGCCGGAGCCGTCGCGGGCGCCGCCGAGGTCGTTGACCACCACCAGAGCGCCGTTGGCGGCCAGGAATCGGGCGTAGGAACGCCCCAACCCGCCACCGGCACCCGTGACGACGACAACCTTGTCTTCAACACCCGACACGTGAACTCCTCCAGTATGTTTGATTTTCTCGAATCTACGTTAAAAATTGACCGAGGGTCAAGGTGCCTTGGGCACCGGGGTCGCCGCGCTCAGCTCCGGTGGCGCCCGGGCTGGTTCGACACGATGGACACGAACGACACACAACCGCCGGGGCGGCCCCCGAGATTATGGGTCAGGGCGGTGTGCGGATCCTCGAGTTGGCGCCGGCCCGCCGCACCGCGGAACTGCAGCCACGCCTCGTAGAGCATGCGTAGTCCACTGGCACCCACCGGATGCCCGAACGACTTCAGCCCACCATCGGGGTTGACCGGCAGTCGGCCGCCGGCGTCGAAATCACCGCCCAGCGCGTCCTTCCACGCGTGACCGGTCTCGGAGAAGCCGAGATCCTCCATCAACACCAGCTCGGTCGGGGTGAAGCAGTCGTGCACCTCGGCCAGCGACAACTGCTGCGCAGGTCGGTCGATACCGGCTTGCGCGTAGGCGTCCTTGGCCGCCTTCACCACCTCGGGAAATGTGGTGTAGTCATAGGCCGGATCCACATAGCCCCGCACCGATCCCGCCACCAGGGACAATCCCTCGATGTACATCGGTCGGTCGGTGAATTCGTGCGCGCGATCCGCAGGCACCAACAGCGCACACGCGGCACCGTCGGATACGCCCGAGCAATCGAACACGCCGAGCCGGCCCGCCACCTTCGGCGCATTCTCGATGGTCTCGCGGGCAACCGGGGACCGGAACTGTGCCTTGGGATTACGCGTACCGTTGTCGTGGTTCTTCCAGGCGACGTGGGTCATGGCGGCACGCATCTCGTCGGGATGCACACCGTAGCGATCGCAATAGGCAGGATCGAGCAACGAAAAGGCCGCCGGGGCCGTCATCGAGATCTCCGGCGCCGTGCCGTCACCGGGCGGATCCTGACGCAGGAGCCCGGAATACCCTGAATCCTTGAGCTTTTCGACGCCCACCGCCATCACGATGTCGTAGGCACCCGCGGCGACCGCGTAGGCGGCGTTGCGAAAGGCCTCCGAGCCGGTGGCACAGAAGTTCTCCACCCTGGTCACCGGCTTGTCGTCGCTGCCGATCGCCCGGCTCAGCGTCAGCCCGCCGAGGCCGGAACTCAACGTGCCGAGCCAGTAGGCGTCCACATCCTCACGCGCCACGCCGGGCAGACCCGAGAGGCATTCCTGGTAGGCCTCCAGGATCAGGTCCTCGGTGGAACAGTCCCAGCGCTCACCGAAGCTGCTGCACCCCATGGCCACCACCGCAACCTTGCCGGAGATCCCGTTACTGGGCATCGACCTGCACCGCCTTCCAGAAGTAGTCGTGTACTCCACCGGCGGTGAACAGCCTGCGGAAGGTGAACCGCACCCGCGTGCCGACGGCCAACTCATCGGGACGCGCATCGGCGACTTCCAGCGTGCAACGACCGCCGCCGTCGATGTCGATCACGGCCTGCACCATCGGGGGCGACGGCGAGAACGCCAGCCGGTCCACCGTGTAGGTCACCACGGTCCCGGCCAGATCACGGACGGCCACCTCGGCCATCTCGTCGGTGGCCTGACACTGCCGGCACACTCGCTGCGGCGGAAGGTGAACGAAACCGCAGGCTTTGCAGCGTGATCCGACGAGTCCGAACTTCCATTGCCGAGCCCGGCCGGCGGGCGGCGCGGCCGGGCGATCCGGTTCCGGTCGACGCGGGGCCTCCCGCTCGACCAGACCGCGCCACGACAGGTAGGTCAGGTACTCGACGGCCGAACCGGCCGCGCGCTGCGCACTCAGCGGTCGCGACTGGCGGTGCCGGCCGAGCGCGGCGGTGGCCGCGAACACCACGACATCACACCCATCGGCGGCGGAGACGACCATGATGGTGTCCCCCGCCTCGGCGATGTCGAGAACGCCGGCCAGGGCGATGAACGGGTCGGCGGCACCACTGTGACCGATCGGCGAACTCGACACCGACTTCTGGCCCTTGACCAACGTGGCTGCCCGCTTGAGGACCGCGGTGTTCGGGCAGGTGAGGACCACGTGGTCGACATCGGCACACCCCGCGGCCGCCAGGGCCGCACCCGCTGTGTCGCGGATCAACTCGGCGTAGAGCTCGGCGCCGAACCGCTCCTCCCAGAGCTGACCGGTGGCCTCGTCGGGGCTGCGCCACCGATCCAGGAATTCCGCCGTGCTCGAACGGATCGCCAACACCTCGGCAATCGGGTCGTCCGCACCGAACCACAGGGCCGCGGCACCGTCTCCGCCGGACTTCTCGTCGGCCGAGCCCGGCTTGCCCACCCGGACATCGGCGGCGACCACCAGGCCACCCTCGCGGGCCGCCGCGCGCAGACCGGCCATGGCACTACGCGCGGTCCCGCACAGGTCGGCGGTGAACACCTGGGCGGGAAGGCCCAGTGCCGCATGGACGGCGGTGGCGTTGGTCTTGTCGGCGTAGGCCGGGCTGCTGGTGGCCAGGTACAGCGCGTCCGGCACGACGTCGGAGGGCAACGCCCGAGCGGCCGCGGCGACGGCCATGGTCGTCGAATCCTCGTCGTAGGACGCGACGACGCGGTCACCACGGCGCAGTCCGATGGACGAACCCGCCAGCCGATGGTGCGGAAGGTAGCTCGCGTACCCGCACAGCCCGATCGTCACGAGACACCCTCGAACACCGCCGCCAGGCCCTGGCCGCCACCGATACACATCGTCTCCAACCCGAGGCCTCCCCCGCGCCTGCCCAGTTCATGCAGCATCGTGGTCATGATCCGGACCCCGGTGGCTCCGATCGGATGACCGAGCGATATCCCGGAACCGTTGACGTTCAAGCGATCTTCGACATCGGCCGGGCTCACGCCCCACCCGGCCAGCACCGCGAGCACCTGCACGGCGAAGGCCTCGTTGATCTCGATCAAGGCCAGATCGTCGAAGGACAGCCCCGTCCTGGCGAAGAGCTTCTGGGTGGCGCCTACCGGCCCGATCCCCATCCGGGAGGGCTCACATCCCACGGCGGCCCAGCCACGCAGATATCCCAGCGGCTGCAGCCCGAGTTCGTCGAGCCGGTCCTCGGCGACGACCAGACAGGCCGCGGCGGCATCGTTCTGCTGACTGGAATTGCCTGCGGTGACGGTGCCACCGGGGGTGATGGTGCGCAGCCGGGCGAGGGTTTCGGCCGTGGTGTCGGGTCGGATGCCCTCGTCCGCGGCGAAGAGCTGTGGTTCACCGCGGCGGGCAGGCACCTCGATCGCCACCGTCTCCGCGTCGAACAACCCGTCCTTGTGGGCCGCGGCGGCGCGCTGATGACTGCGGGCGGCGAACGCGTCGGCCTGCTCGCGGCTGATTCCGTAATCCGTGGCGAGGTTCTCCGCGGTCTCGATCATCCCGCTGATGGCGCCGAATCTCCATTCCGGCTGCGAACGTTCACGACCGCGGTCGAGGCGGTCGTAGAGCATCTGGTTGCCTGCGCGCGATCCCCAGCGTGCCGACGTGGTGTAGTGCTCGATATTGCTCATCGATTCGACCCCACCGGCGAGCACCACGTCGGCGGCACCGGTCTGCACCGTCATCGCGGCGGTGATGACAGCCTGCAGCCCACCGCCACAGCGCCGGTCGATCTGCAGGCCGGACACCCCGATCGGAAGGCCGGCGTGCAACGCCGCCCACCGACCGATACACGGTGCCTCGGAGTTGGCATAGGACTGCGCGAACACGACATCCTCGATGCGTTCGGGATCGACCGCACTGCGTTCCACGACGGCCTTGATCACTCGTGCAGCAAGGTCTTCGGCTCGCATCGGGCGCAGACTCCCCCCGAAGGTGCCGACCGGGGTCCGCACCGGGGCGACGATGGCGGCGCGCCTCACTGGTCACCGCGCCAACGGTCGGCGGACGGATCCAGCAGGCTGTTGAGCCGCTCGTCGGGCAACCAGACGATGGTCTCCAGTTCCAGGGCATCCAGGAAACGCACCCGGCCGGTGCGCAGGTCCTGCACCCGCAGCCGCGGCGAGTTGGCGGTGTCGTCGATACTGACCGCGACCTGTGCGAACTCGCTTCCGACCACCGCACCGGCACCCTCGACGTGCACGGGTGCCGTCGGATCGAACTCAATACTCATGCTGTTCCTCAGATCAGAAAGCTCAGGGTGGGGATCGGCTTGTCGGCGTCGACGAGCTGGACCAGCTTGTAGGACAACTTCAGTTCCGCGCCGTCACAGCGCAGCCGATAGGTGGTCCGGCCGCCCCAGATGTGATTACCGCGCGGCCGGGACTCCACGACCAGGAAGTTGGCACCGACCTCGAGATCGACACCGCCGTGCGCATTGGCCCGGCCACCGAGCAGTTCGATGTTGGAGATCAGGCGACGCAGATGCGACGGTGGCGCCTGGGCATAGCGGCGCCCGGTGCGAACCTGCTTGAGCCGGGTCGAGATCCGGCTGCGATTGTCGAAGATGATCGACATCTGCCGGGACGGGTCG
The sequence above is drawn from the Mycolicibacterium neoaurum VKM Ac-1815D genome and encodes:
- a CDS encoding OB-fold domain-containing protein, with translation MTIGLCGYASYLPHHRLAGSSIGLRRGDRVVASYDEDSTTMAVAAAARALPSDVVPDALYLATSSPAYADKTNATAVHAALGLPAQVFTADLCGTARSAMAGLRAAAREGGLVVAADVRVGKPGSADEKSGGDGAAALWFGADDPIAEVLAIRSSTAEFLDRWRSPDEATGQLWEERFGAELYAELIRDTAGAALAAAGCADVDHVVLTCPNTAVLKRAATLVKGQKSVSSSPIGHSGAADPFIALAGVLDIAEAGDTIMVVSAADGCDVVVFAATAALGRHRQSRPLSAQRAAGSAVEYLTYLSWRGLVEREAPRRPEPDRPAAPPAGRARQWKFGLVGSRCKACGFVHLPPQRVCRQCQATDEMAEVAVRDLAGTVVTYTVDRLAFSPSPPMVQAVIDIDGGGRCTLEVADARPDELAVGTRVRFTFRRLFTAGGVHDYFWKAVQVDAQ
- a CDS encoding acetyl-CoA C-acetyltransferase, whose amino-acid sequence is MRRAAIVAPVRTPVGTFGGSLRPMRAEDLAARVIKAVVERSAVDPERIEDVVFAQSYANSEAPCIGRWAALHAGLPIGVSGLQIDRRCGGGLQAVITAAMTVQTGAADVVLAGGVESMSNIEHYTTSARWGSRAGNQMLYDRLDRGRERSQPEWRFGAISGMIETAENLATDYGISREQADAFAARSHQRAAAAHKDGLFDAETVAIEVPARRGEPQLFAADEGIRPDTTAETLARLRTITPGGTVTAGNSSQQNDAAAACLVVAEDRLDELGLQPLGYLRGWAAVGCEPSRMGIGPVGATQKLFARTGLSFDDLALIEINEAFAVQVLAVLAGWGVSPADVEDRLNVNGSGISLGHPIGATGVRIMTTMLHELGRRGGGLGLETMCIGGGQGLAAVFEGVS
- a CDS encoding aromatic-ring-hydroxylating dioxygenase subunit beta, whose product is MNQGKDLLAVPDGFDRAEVEQFIYREARHADENDYDAWEALWTDDALYWVPADTVASDPSRQMSIIFDNRSRISTRLKQVRTGRRYAQAPPSHLRRLISNIELLGGRANAHGGVDLEVGANFLVVESRPRGNHIWGGRTTYRLRCDGAELKLSYKLVQLVDADKPIPTLSFLI